A region of the Hyphomicrobiales bacterium genome:
GCGCGCCAAGGCTGGGCAGCAGAGCCACGTCGACGTTCATCTTCTCGATCGTTCTCTGCTCGGGATTGAACCCGAGATATGGCAGCCGCCAACCTCGCACGATGTTGTACAACGTGATCTCCTGTCCTCCCGACGGAAGCGGCTTGTATCCCTGTATGTTAAAATGCACTTGCAGCGCGTCAAAGTTGAGCATGTAAAGAATTCCGACCGCGTTGGCGTCTGTCCGTGCCTTCTCGAAGGCCTGAAGCGTCGGGTGCCCGAAGAAGGCCGCGACCCTGGGGTCGAAACTGAAATCGAGAAACGGGCTCGGCGCGCCGAAGAGCCGCGCCGCCGCGCGGCTCTCTTCCGGGCCCAGACGCACCCCCGTCTGCAGGAACATCGCGACCTGCATGAGGCGCGCCCACCGCCGCTCGATGCCAAGGCGGCGCCGCATCACGGCGTAGTAATCCGGTTCGCGGATCCTGAACATCGTCGGCATGAGCCCGTGGACTTCGCGGCCTTCGCCTCGGAAAAGAAAAGGGGTCAAGTCCGCTCTTAGCTCTTTGTCAACGATTCCTCAATCTTCTGTACTCTTCGGGCGAACCGACGCTCTTTGGCCACTTTCGACTTCATCCTCAGATACGCCGAACTGACCGACGAGGTGTTCTTTAACCCTACCGCCTGCCCGATCTCTCCATGCTTGTGCCCGCCCAAATGCCGACTCAAATAGATCGCTACCAGCCGCGCTTCGTTCTGGCCCCCTCGCCGGCGCCGCTTGAGACCCTCTTCCGTCGTGCCGTACTCTCGAGCCGTGGCCTTGATGATCTCCTGGATCGCTACCCCAAAAACTTGCCGGGACTGGGGCTTGTCGTGCTCGATTCGGGCCCGCTCCCCTAGCTTTTCTCTGACCCGTTCAATAAATAGCTTGCTGCCTAATACCGCCTTTTGATACGGACCTTTGTAAAACTCTTCGATCTCTTCTTCGACCCCGCCGTGCATGAATCCGTGGTACTGCTTGAGGTCTTCAAATCGCGACAGGACCGATCGCGTGTTTAACCAGTGCGGGCATTGCTTCTTTTTTAGATATCCCCAGTGGCTGCTCCACCGATATCGGTCGATATCCGTGACGACTCCGGTGGCCAGGGGATTGTTATGAATGTAGCGGACCACAGTCAAAAAATACTCTTCGGCGTCGATCAGGATAGCTTTGTAGCGGCCGCGAAACAAGGGGCCGTCACGGTGATGGACTCGGTTAAACTTCTGCGTGTACAGACCGTCGAGATGGCGCATGGCCCGGGATAGACCGGCCTCGGGGGTGGACAGCAACAGATGGTAGTGGTTGTCGAGCAGGCAGTAGGCGTGGATCTCGATCTTCCACAGCCGGCTGAGGTCGCCGAGCAAGTCAAGAAAGCTCTGCCGGCCATCGTCCTCCAGGAAGATATTGCGGCGTGATAGGCCGCGGTTCATGACGTGGTAAAACGCCCCGGGGTATTCGATGCGCAGCTGTCGAGCCATGCCGATTGTCTATTTCATCTCAAACAATCTGTTAAGAGCTAAAAGCGGACTTGACCCCTTTTCGACCCCCGCAGCTGTCGAGCCATGCCGATTGTCTATTTCATCTCAAATAATCTGTCAAGAGCTAAAAGCGGACTTGACCCCTTTTCGACCCCTTGCGCGTGCCGGGGTCCGCTGCAGTGACGGGTTGGGCGAGTCAGGCGTCACGGATGCCATCCGGCAGTCCCGAAAAAGTAGAATGTCTCCTATTCTTCTCTTCATCTCAGTCGCCGCGTGGCATCCGATATGCGGGCCGTCCGCTACAATTGCTGAAGAACACCACTGACACTGCGGCCCACTCGTCACCATCGCGCACCTTCAGCGTCGCCTTGTGCTCGCCGTCGTAATCGGCGAGTAATGCCCATACCTCCGGCCCGGTGCCGACTGCTTCACCGTCGAGGTACCAGTGCATGTCCTCGGCGGACACGATGTTTCCGTCGCTTGTATTGGCAACGCCCCACAAGCGCACCGATTCATCGGTGCGGACGGTGGCATTAGCGACAGGCCACAGGATGGCTACGGTCGGCGGGCGATGCGGAATCTCGACGGCAATCGCATCCGATGTGGTGCTGTGAAAGCCGTCCGAGACGATAACCTGTATCAGTATGTGGCCGCTCGTCACTGCACGCGTCGATACGACAGCCTCATCGTCATCCAGATTGACTGCCAGCACCTGCCAACGCTTGCCCTCGTCATCTGACCAGCGCACGATGCGCTCGGTTGGATATGCGTCGGATGCCGACGTTTGCCAACGCACGTACAACTCGTCGTTGGCGACGACCGCCGACACATTCGAGATGGTGGGAGGCTGCGATGTCGTTTGGCGCACCCACAGTTCCTTGTCATTAGCTATGACGCGCAGCGTTGTCCCCTGGTCTGTGTCGGGGAGCAGCACCTGCACGAGTCCCGTCGGCGGCTCAACACCCGAGCTGCCGCCCCCACATCCGCATCCACATCCGCACGACGCCTGCGTGGCCATACGACGCAGCGGCGCGCGCTGAAGCACGTTGAGGTTCGCGTCGAGCAGTTCGACGAAGGTATCGGGAATCCGCTCCCCATTCGCCGTCGGGCCTGTCTCGAGCCGCATCACGCTACGAATCTCGATGTGGTCGGCATGGAGCATC
Encoded here:
- a CDS encoding FRG domain-containing protein, which translates into the protein MTPFLFRGEGREVHGLMPTMFRIREPDYYAVMRRRLGIERRWARLMQVAMFLQTGVRLGPEESRAAARLFGAPSPFLDFSFDPRVAAFFGHPTLQAFEKARTDANAVGILYMLNFDALQVHFNIQGYKPLPSGGQEITLYNIVRGWRLPYLGFNPEQRTIEKMNVDVALLPSLGAPRLTIRAIPVPSVTRIRRQQGMFVEIRSDGQPNPLAQIYFWYLIDFLCEKWCYRRHDYAYEDPSAGVTATSLFPDEGFIVRLASRYISRWRR
- a CDS encoding transposase codes for the protein MARQLRIEYPGAFYHVMNRGLSRRNIFLEDDGRQSFLDLLGDLSRLWKIEIHAYCLLDNHYHLLLSTPEAGLSRAMRHLDGLYTQKFNRVHHRDGPLFRGRYKAILIDAEEYFLTVVRYIHNNPLATGVVTDIDRYRWSSHWGYLKKKQCPHWLNTRSVLSRFEDLKQYHGFMHGGVEEEIEEFYKGPYQKAVLGSKLFIERVREKLGERARIEHDKPQSRQVFGVAIQEIIKATAREYGTTEEGLKRRRRGGQNEARLVAIYLSRHLGGHKHGEIGQAVGLKNTSSVSSAYLRMKSKVAKERRFARRVQKIEESLTKS